Proteins encoded within one genomic window of Citrobacter amalonaticus Y19:
- a CDS encoding integrating conjugative element protein, with amino-acid sequence MAMLTSIFCHTALAAENNYSVDQQGAIADALYYQIGGGSVITPALTRRNTQLLNVRAGWNADLMCGNFDISTTVRNQLNGVTEGFQDLMGNVIQSATSAVASLPAMIIQRANPQLYDLLTNGVLQGRIDFDKSQLTCQKMAEKMTDFAYGSAWTQSAKAENYQSVAVSEADAVRAEKKVAKEAASKGKTWVGGQKRGGSGQQPIRLVGDTTRVGYNILNQRSVTDTGSISPSQCQGELCQVWSKPEEAASWMTRVVGEQTINVAPDNDVSGSSEDKTGAQAGVGLSPLIAEEQEKIAEVLTELVNGSIKPTYENLGKASGGSLQLTRGVVEALRDDPDAAVLVQRLSGEMALARVMEQALMARRTLLAGAREPNIAAEKEAQTQLNQTTMQLDQELNQLRLELEMRRMLADNASTSVLTRKTLRDATRGEAVSVEDDGSKRVNDLSKSAGEE; translated from the coding sequence ATGGCTATGCTGACCAGCATTTTCTGCCATACAGCGCTGGCGGCAGAGAACAACTACAGCGTGGATCAGCAGGGGGCGATTGCTGACGCACTTTACTATCAGATTGGCGGAGGCTCGGTGATAACCCCGGCGCTGACGCGGCGTAACACGCAATTGTTGAATGTACGGGCTGGCTGGAATGCCGACCTGATGTGCGGAAATTTCGATATCAGCACCACAGTGCGTAACCAACTGAATGGTGTAACTGAGGGGTTTCAGGATTTAATGGGCAACGTTATTCAGTCTGCCACTTCTGCTGTTGCCAGTCTCCCCGCGATGATCATTCAGCGTGCTAATCCCCAGCTTTACGACCTGCTAACTAACGGGGTGCTACAGGGGCGTATTGATTTTGATAAATCGCAGCTGACCTGCCAGAAAATGGCCGAGAAGATGACCGATTTTGCCTACGGTTCGGCATGGACTCAAAGTGCAAAGGCGGAAAACTATCAGAGTGTTGCTGTCAGTGAAGCAGATGCGGTGCGGGCAGAAAAGAAGGTGGCGAAGGAAGCTGCCAGTAAGGGAAAAACCTGGGTAGGAGGACAGAAGCGAGGGGGGAGCGGGCAGCAACCCATCAGGCTGGTTGGCGATACGACCAGGGTTGGGTACAACATCCTGAACCAGCGCAGTGTGACCGATACCGGCAGTATTTCTCCGTCACAATGCCAGGGAGAGCTCTGTCAGGTCTGGAGCAAACCAGAAGAGGCGGCGTCCTGGATGACCAGAGTCGTCGGTGAACAGACCATCAACGTCGCGCCGGATAACGATGTTTCTGGCAGCAGTGAAGATAAAACCGGTGCGCAGGCTGGGGTGGGGCTGTCGCCACTGATTGCCGAAGAGCAGGAAAAAATTGCAGAGGTACTGACCGAACTGGTTAACGGCAGCATAAAACCCACTTATGAGAACCTCGGCAAAGCTTCTGGAGGTAGCCTGCAACTGACACGTGGCGTAGTGGAGGCGTTGCGTGACGATCCTGATGCAGCGGTACTGGTACAGCGTTTATCTGGTGAGATGGCGCTGGCCCGCGTGATGGAACAGGCGCTGATGGCCCGGCGCACACTTCTGGCTGGGGCGCGGGAACCCAATATTGCGGCGGAAAAAGAGGCGCAAACGCAACTGAATCAGACCACGATGCAGCTTGACCAGGAACTGAACCAGCTTCGGCTCGAACTTGAGATGCGGCGAATGCTGGCAGATAACGCCAGTACTTCCGTTCTGACACGTAAGACGCTGCGTGATGCCACCCGTGGTGAGGCTGTCAGCGTGGAGGATGATGGTAGCAAACGAGTGAATGATCTCAGCAAATCCGCCGGGGAGGAGTAA
- a CDS encoding TIGR03756 family integrating conjugative element protein has protein sequence MKALRSLIPSLLAVTLPATAITTPQIIASALAPDCLQYRVVGICYWLLCTPFGCTVKTSVRVKHNLPELVVSAYNTPGDSPWREMAFAGSAISGAEGGGDTNPRIGNSKTKIRFKNSDAFGHPADATFFKLLSSYGYSCSSNVVPFQPYFVSTLDMLAWRSGVPEMLYPEALTPGLREVGQPGDLWGNVYPRAGALGQTHDYKAGAVVAQRTADIVTRAGQLHVYLPLVASSRPGYWPPSPVMEVKSGNHTWQILTPQISMSCAIFPDRTLINTYADRLSTNGSYAWTLWRPYSCCQRRGQTLLGSTGG, from the coding sequence ATGAAAGCACTGCGCTCGCTTATTCCGTCATTGCTGGCTGTGACTTTGCCAGCCACCGCCATCACCACGCCGCAAATAATTGCCTCCGCTCTTGCTCCGGACTGCCTGCAGTATCGTGTTGTCGGCATCTGTTACTGGCTCCTGTGTACACCGTTCGGTTGTACGGTCAAAACCTCGGTACGAGTGAAACACAATCTGCCGGAGCTGGTGGTATCGGCCTATAACACGCCCGGTGATAGTCCATGGCGTGAAATGGCGTTTGCCGGTAGTGCCATTTCTGGTGCAGAAGGAGGCGGTGACACTAACCCGCGCATCGGAAATAGCAAAACCAAAATCCGTTTCAAAAATTCGGATGCTTTCGGTCACCCGGCAGATGCCACCTTTTTTAAGCTCCTGAGTTCATACGGCTACAGTTGCAGCAGCAATGTCGTGCCGTTCCAGCCTTATTTTGTCAGCACGCTGGATATGCTGGCGTGGCGCAGTGGCGTACCGGAGATGTTGTATCCCGAAGCATTAACGCCGGGCCTGCGTGAAGTCGGTCAGCCTGGTGATCTGTGGGGCAATGTTTATCCACGGGCCGGTGCGCTGGGGCAAACGCATGATTATAAGGCCGGGGCCGTTGTCGCTCAGCGCACTGCCGATATTGTCACCCGCGCCGGGCAGCTTCATGTTTACCTGCCGCTGGTTGCTTCTTCCCGCCCAGGTTACTGGCCGCCATCGCCAGTAATGGAAGTCAAGTCCGGAAATCACACCTGGCAGATACTTACCCCACAAATAAGCATGAGCTGCGCCATTTTTCCTGACCGCACCCTAATCAATACCTATGCCGACCGGCTGTCAACAAATGGCAGTTACGCCTGGACGCTCTGGCGTCCGTATTCATGCTGTCAGCGTCGTGGGCAGACTCTTCTTGGCAGTACCGGAGGTTAA
- a CDS encoding TIGR03758 family integrating conjugative element protein: MTAFQAGSSAKPAEVNLLFLSLLCAALFLWAAWVCMRSLRAFSTGNLSLKQLGSIVARTVLLLLVSFWLVLS, translated from the coding sequence ATGACGGCTTTTCAGGCAGGCAGTTCGGCAAAACCCGCCGAAGTTAATCTGCTGTTTCTCAGTCTGCTGTGCGCAGCGCTTTTTCTCTGGGCTGCGTGGGTCTGTATGCGCTCACTTCGCGCCTTCTCAACCGGAAATCTTTCCCTGAAACAACTCGGCAGCATTGTTGCCCGTACCGTGCTCCTTCTGCTGGTCAGCTTCTGGCTGGTGCTCAGCTAA
- a CDS encoding conjugative transfer ATPase, which yields MRENASRPRSGKLTQQAANAAYQKGPSFADLLPWVEFQDDSQTLLLDDGCSVAAIYDITPVGTEGRSRHYLEDVRDIVKDALQDSFDETDMHPWVIQFFCQNEDDFSGYMQKLRDYVTPEAKGSAFSEAWLDEMDRHLRSITRSGGLFLDDVVTKTPWRGQIRRTRMVVYRYLPAKMAHGEQSPEQALNNACERLVSALAGAGLTACRQNRTDISRWLVRWLNPAPVKDDRLAFYNTVTEPDVQETGVPPILNDFAENLLFSEPVSDAEKGLWYFDNLPHKVIVVDRLRKAPQPGHLTGETRRGDAVNALFDLLPESTVMSLTMVVHPQDLLEAHLNRLADRAIGENVDSEYTKSDCQEVKTWLKDGHKMYRSTLAFYLSASDISALNKQNRELNSVLLNAGLVPVQDGDEVVPLSSYLRWLPANFDPARDKRNLYTRFNFVQHIANLLPVFGRETGTGHPGISYFNRGGTPLDFDPLNKDDRSKNGHLLLLGPTGAGKSATLNGKIAQLMALHRPRLFIVEAGNSFGLTADYAKRYGLTVNKISLKPGSGVTLPLFADAWRLVEEPVSADIPDDEDQPEQDGDDQRDILGEMEITARLMITGGEVKEDARLTRPDRAMIRQAILDAARICHQAKRQTLTQDVRDALFTLAKAPTLPENRRVRAYEMAESMNMFCSGFEGELFNREGEPWPDADITLVDLATFAREGYEAQLAIAYISLINHINNIGERDQHLSRSIVNITDESHIITVNPLLARFLTKGSKMWRKLGIWLWLATQNLSDFPDDAKKLLNMIEWWELLVMPPEEVEQLERFKNLTQEQKQLLLSATKASGKYTEGVVLATKIEALFRVVPPSLFLALGMTEKHEKAERAQLMREQEISELDAAIQVAKRIDSLRGLNTFA from the coding sequence ATGAGAGAGAATGCAAGCCGACCACGCAGCGGAAAACTGACGCAGCAGGCAGCAAATGCGGCATATCAGAAAGGTCCTTCATTCGCCGATTTATTGCCGTGGGTGGAGTTTCAGGATGACAGCCAGACGCTGCTGCTGGATGACGGATGCTCAGTTGCCGCGATCTACGATATTACGCCAGTGGGTACCGAAGGCCGCTCCCGGCATTATCTGGAGGACGTACGCGATATCGTTAAAGATGCCCTCCAGGACTCATTTGACGAAACTGACATGCATCCATGGGTGATACAGTTTTTCTGCCAGAACGAGGATGATTTCAGTGGTTATATGCAGAAGCTGCGTGATTATGTTACACCTGAGGCAAAAGGTTCTGCCTTTAGTGAAGCATGGCTCGATGAGATGGATCGCCACCTGAGAAGTATTACCCGATCAGGTGGTTTGTTTCTGGATGACGTAGTGACAAAAACGCCGTGGCGCGGGCAGATACGTCGTACCCGGATGGTAGTTTATCGTTACCTGCCAGCAAAAATGGCACATGGTGAACAATCCCCGGAACAGGCGCTGAATAATGCCTGTGAACGTCTGGTTTCTGCGCTGGCTGGGGCCGGGTTGACTGCCTGTCGCCAGAACAGAACCGACATTTCACGCTGGCTGGTTCGTTGGTTGAACCCGGCTCCGGTAAAGGATGACCGACTGGCGTTTTATAATACAGTGACCGAACCTGATGTGCAGGAAACGGGCGTCCCTCCCATATTGAATGACTTCGCCGAGAATCTGTTGTTTAGCGAACCGGTGTCGGATGCTGAGAAAGGCCTCTGGTATTTTGATAATCTGCCGCACAAAGTGATTGTCGTTGACCGCCTGCGAAAAGCGCCGCAACCGGGGCATCTGACGGGAGAGACCCGGCGTGGAGATGCTGTTAATGCGCTGTTTGATCTGCTGCCGGAATCCACGGTGATGTCGCTGACAATGGTAGTGCACCCCCAGGACTTACTGGAGGCGCATCTTAACCGCCTGGCAGATCGTGCCATCGGTGAAAATGTGGACTCTGAATACACCAAATCCGACTGCCAGGAGGTGAAAACGTGGCTGAAAGACGGTCATAAGATGTATCGCAGCACGCTGGCATTCTATCTTTCAGCTTCTGATATTTCTGCGCTGAACAAACAGAACCGTGAACTGAACAGCGTGTTGCTTAACGCTGGGCTGGTGCCGGTACAGGACGGTGACGAGGTTGTACCGCTGAGCAGTTATTTGCGCTGGCTGCCTGCGAACTTCGATCCGGCGCGGGATAAACGCAATCTTTATACACGGTTTAATTTTGTCCAGCATATCGCCAACCTGTTGCCAGTCTTTGGGCGGGAGACCGGTACCGGGCATCCAGGCATCAGCTATTTCAACCGGGGCGGCACGCCACTGGATTTTGATCCGTTGAATAAAGACGATCGCTCCAAAAATGGTCACCTGCTTCTGCTGGGGCCGACCGGTGCAGGTAAATCTGCCACGCTCAACGGTAAAATCGCGCAACTGATGGCATTACATCGCCCTCGTCTGTTTATTGTTGAAGCCGGTAACTCCTTTGGTCTGACTGCGGATTATGCAAAGCGTTATGGCCTGACCGTCAACAAGATCAGCCTGAAACCGGGCAGTGGCGTGACTCTGCCGTTGTTTGCTGATGCCTGGCGGCTGGTGGAGGAGCCCGTCAGCGCCGATATTCCTGATGATGAGGATCAGCCTGAACAGGATGGCGATGATCAGCGCGACATTCTGGGTGAGATGGAAATCACGGCCCGGTTGATGATAACTGGTGGTGAGGTGAAGGAGGATGCGCGTCTGACCCGTCCGGATCGGGCGATGATACGTCAGGCAATTCTGGATGCGGCCCGGATCTGCCACCAGGCAAAACGCCAGACGCTGACGCAGGATGTGCGCGATGCGCTGTTTACTCTGGCAAAAGCCCCGACGTTGCCAGAGAACCGCCGTGTCCGTGCCTATGAGATGGCGGAAAGTATGAACATGTTTTGCTCTGGTTTTGAAGGGGAACTATTCAACCGGGAAGGTGAACCCTGGCCGGATGCTGATATCACGCTGGTGGACCTGGCGACATTTGCCCGCGAGGGCTACGAAGCGCAACTGGCAATTGCCTATATCTCGCTGATTAACCATATCAACAATATCGGCGAGCGTGACCAGCATCTCTCCCGCTCCATCGTCAATATTACCGATGAATCGCACATCATCACTGTTAACCCGTTGCTGGCGCGGTTCCTGACTAAAGGCTCCAAGATGTGGCGCAAGCTCGGTATCTGGCTATGGCTTGCTACACAGAATCTGTCGGACTTCCCGGACGATGCGAAGAAGCTACTCAACATGATTGAATGGTGGGAGCTATTGGTTATGCCCCCGGAGGAAGTTGAGCAACTGGAGCGGTTTAAAAACCTGACACAGGAGCAGAAGCAGTTGCTGTTGTCTGCCACGAAAGCGTCCGGGAAATATACCGAAGGCGTAGTGCTGGCGACGAAAATTGAAGCGCTATTTCGGGTCGTTCCCCCGAGTTTATTTCTGGCGCTGGGGATGACGGAAAAGCACGAGAAAGCCGAACGTGCGCAGCTGATGCGTGAGCAGGAGATAAGTGAACTGGATGCGGCTATTCAGGTTGCCAAGCGGATTGACAGTCTGAGAGGGCTGAATACTTTCGCATAA
- a CDS encoding TIGR03751 family conjugal transfer lipoprotein: MKNHFIHLTPLLLVLMITGCSTSQETLLPVDKNTTMLSLWGRQTGGSATLHDQRSQLRRPLTEISVQEQHKYTRTAENEIQTQFKRLPNPDMVMYVFPHLTEGEGVPVPGYTTVFPLHSRTYYALPGERTEAL; encoded by the coding sequence ATGAAAAATCACTTTATACACCTTACGCCCTTGCTGCTGGTGTTGATGATCACTGGATGCAGTACATCCCAGGAAACGCTGTTACCCGTGGATAAAAACACCACCATGCTATCACTGTGGGGCCGCCAGACCGGCGGCAGCGCCACACTGCACGACCAGCGCAGCCAGTTACGTCGCCCGCTGACAGAGATTTCAGTCCAGGAGCAACATAAGTACACCCGCACAGCGGAGAATGAGATCCAGACACAGTTCAAACGTCTGCCTAACCCCGATATGGTTATGTATGTATTTCCACACCTGACCGAAGGTGAGGGGGTGCCGGTGCCCGGTTATACCACGGTCTTCCCACTTCATTCCCGCACTTATTATGCGCTTCCTGGCGAACGCACGGAGGCGCTGTGA
- a CDS encoding TIGR03752 family integrating conjugative element protein, translated as MQLKANSLLKILVPSLLLGAGFIGLKACRTSGNETQTVDRNVVADLTGDEMKALGIDGDTPRDTVATLVGQMKQYRAEMEEMRINSAALVKENQRLRERDTSVEGRINSALNRERETFNKELKQQQTSMLDSFQQKLNQLSQKSGTLAGAGVGGDIPPGLGLDNQDVPAGAVRWVEPADARPLDKHGQSAASGVQFPSSFGNAGENAISKQKKEFLAVAKGERAIDEATPVYTLPENSTLTGSVAMTALLGRVPVNGTVSDPYPFKVLIGRDNLTANGIELPDVEGAVISGTASGDWTLSCVRGTVHSMTFVFRDGTIRTVPSAGNKANSDSNKGQGSEIGWLSDPHGLPCIPGERKSNAAEYIGSQFLLAGSSAAADAFSNGQTTTTVDGGSVTSAVTGSSGQYVLGQALGGGLKESADWFKQRYGQMFDAIYVPPGHPVAIHITRQIPVDYEIQGRKVKYAQSSANKRKLD; from the coding sequence ATGCAGCTTAAAGCGAATAGCCTGCTGAAAATCCTTGTCCCGTCACTTCTGCTCGGCGCGGGTTTCATTGGTCTGAAAGCCTGTCGTACCTCCGGCAATGAAACACAGACCGTGGACCGCAACGTGGTGGCTGATCTCACTGGTGATGAAATGAAGGCGTTGGGTATCGATGGCGATACCCCACGTGACACGGTTGCTACGCTGGTGGGTCAAATGAAGCAATATCGGGCAGAGATGGAGGAAATGCGCATTAACAGCGCTGCGCTGGTGAAAGAAAATCAGCGGCTGCGGGAGCGCGACACTAGTGTTGAAGGGCGAATCAACAGTGCCCTTAACCGGGAACGGGAGACATTTAACAAAGAGCTGAAGCAACAACAGACTTCAATGCTGGACAGCTTTCAGCAGAAGCTGAACCAGCTAAGCCAGAAGTCCGGCACACTGGCCGGTGCTGGCGTGGGCGGTGATATTCCTCCGGGGCTGGGACTGGATAACCAGGATGTTCCGGCTGGTGCGGTACGCTGGGTGGAGCCTGCAGATGCCAGGCCGTTAGACAAACACGGGCAATCTGCTGCCTCTGGCGTGCAGTTTCCATCGTCTTTTGGCAATGCCGGAGAAAATGCCATCAGCAAGCAGAAGAAAGAATTTCTGGCGGTGGCAAAAGGCGAGCGTGCTATTGACGAAGCAACACCCGTTTATACTCTGCCGGAAAACAGCACGCTTACGGGGTCAGTGGCGATGACAGCACTGCTGGGACGGGTACCGGTCAACGGTACGGTGAGCGATCCGTATCCGTTTAAAGTGCTGATTGGCCGGGATAACCTCACTGCCAATGGTATCGAATTACCGGATGTTGAGGGCGCGGTGATATCCGGCACGGCTTCCGGCGACTGGACGCTCTCCTGCGTGCGTGGCACGGTTCACAGCATGACGTTTGTTTTTCGCGATGGCACCATTCGCACTGTGCCATCAGCGGGTAACAAAGCTAATAGTGACAGCAACAAAGGGCAGGGCAGCGAAATTGGCTGGCTATCCGATCCGCACGGTCTGCCGTGTATTCCCGGTGAACGAAAATCCAACGCGGCTGAGTATATCGGCTCGCAATTCCTGCTGGCGGGTTCTTCCGCTGCTGCAGACGCTTTTTCCAACGGGCAGACCACCACGACAGTGGATGGTGGCTCGGTCACGTCTGCAGTTACAGGTAGCAGCGGTCAATACGTCCTGGGGCAAGCGCTCGGTGGCGGGCTGAAAGAGAGCGCTGACTGGTTTAAACAGCGTTACGGCCAGATGTTCGATGCCATCTATGTTCCTCCCGGTCACCCCGTCGCTATCCATATCACCCGACAAATCCCCGTTGATTATGAGATTCAGGGTCGTAAGGTGAAATATGCGCAATCCTCAGCGAACAAAAGGAAGCTGGACTGA
- a CDS encoding TIGR03750 family conjugal transfer protein, whose product MAQTIEFLPDRLNREPVVFRGMTTTELFIALGGGLVTGVVGGIFPAVLLKIWALIPTGALAGAALAIMVGGKWLARLKRGRPDTWLYRMMGARFARYGFGDPKLVQESAVWVIRRSERV is encoded by the coding sequence ATGGCACAGACTATTGAATTTCTGCCTGACAGACTGAACCGGGAGCCGGTTGTTTTCCGGGGTATGACCACCACCGAGTTGTTTATTGCTCTGGGAGGTGGCCTGGTCACTGGTGTTGTGGGGGGAATTTTTCCCGCTGTTTTGCTGAAGATTTGGGCGTTGATCCCTACAGGCGCACTGGCGGGTGCCGCGCTGGCTATTATGGTCGGCGGTAAGTGGCTGGCACGCCTTAAGCGCGGGCGTCCGGATACGTGGCTGTATCGGATGATGGGGGCCCGGTTTGCACGCTACGGCTTTGGCGATCCGAAACTGGTGCAGGAAAGCGCCGTATGGGTGATACGCAGGAGTGAGAGAGTATGA
- a CDS encoding RAQPRD family integrative conjugative element protein, producing MKRFSYLCLCGCLLAGHPIAAPATERENLSLLLNQLNQFESTLQRAEKQASVAPEQRFFFDYPQAYADIRAIRSGVGQYLTPSRAQPQPVLPLAGHYRRENAQ from the coding sequence GTGAAACGTTTTTCATATTTGTGCCTGTGCGGATGTTTGCTGGCAGGTCATCCAATAGCAGCCCCGGCAACAGAGCGGGAAAATTTGTCGCTGTTGCTGAATCAGTTAAATCAGTTTGAATCCACACTGCAGCGCGCCGAGAAGCAGGCATCTGTTGCACCTGAACAGCGCTTTTTCTTCGATTACCCGCAGGCATATGCCGATATCCGTGCGATCCGTTCAGGTGTTGGACAATACCTGACACCTTCCCGCGCCCAGCCTCAGCCCGTATTGCCGCTTGCAGGGCACTACCGGCGGGAGAATGCGCAGTGA
- a CDS encoding TIGR03749 family integrating conjugative element protein produces the protein MKPFRFFLFLTFMLCHCATKATELVQWQRLPLQVELHTGHERVVFVNKNVRVGYPVALDGKLRIQSSGGTVYLRAAEDFPDTRLQLFDIDSGELILLDIRATAGDELEPLELRYNDAVWRSDTVMPDDTEHQVKPGTPEEFAGPLPVVLTRYAAQMLYAPLRTVEPVAGITPVPVRLPTAVTTLLPGELATATPLNAWRLGDVTVTAIKLQNQSRGRIDLDPRTLQGNFLTATFQHRWLGAHGTPEDTTVVYLVTDGSADSAIVPEPVLEKTKGDK, from the coding sequence ATGAAGCCATTCAGATTCTTTTTGTTCCTGACTTTCATGCTTTGTCACTGTGCAACTAAGGCCACTGAACTGGTGCAATGGCAACGCCTGCCGCTGCAGGTTGAACTACATACCGGACATGAACGGGTGGTCTTCGTTAACAAAAATGTGCGGGTGGGTTATCCGGTAGCGCTGGACGGCAAACTGCGCATTCAAAGTAGCGGCGGCACGGTCTACCTGCGTGCCGCCGAAGATTTTCCTGATACGCGTCTGCAACTGTTTGATATAGATAGCGGTGAGCTGATTTTGCTGGATATTCGTGCGACAGCGGGTGATGAGCTGGAGCCGCTGGAGCTGCGTTATAACGATGCGGTCTGGCGCAGCGATACCGTCATGCCAGACGACACGGAACATCAGGTTAAGCCAGGAACGCCGGAAGAATTCGCCGGTCCGCTCCCGGTGGTGCTCACTCGTTATGCCGCGCAGATGCTCTATGCACCGCTGCGCACAGTGGAGCCGGTGGCGGGGATCACGCCAGTGCCGGTACGTTTGCCCACCGCTGTCACCACTCTTTTGCCCGGTGAACTGGCTACCGCTACACCGCTGAATGCCTGGCGACTGGGAGACGTCACGGTTACTGCGATTAAGCTGCAAAACCAGAGTCGCGGACGCATTGACCTCGATCCTCGCACATTGCAGGGCAATTTTCTGACAGCAACATTTCAGCACCGCTGGTTGGGTGCGCACGGCACGCCGGAGGACACCACCGTCGTGTATCTGGTGACGGATGGCAGCGCCGACAGCGCCATTGTGCCCGAGCCCGTGCTGGAAAAGACGAAGGGGGATAAGTGA
- a CDS encoding PFL_4703 family integrating conjugative element protein has translation MSQFKHALAARDAHIMTLRLVIGLMLLVSIALWYGWQSAPRHLTIHNPPDLRAGSTRPWWEIPPGQVYAFSFYIFQQINRWPTNGEEDYSRNLNALTAYLTPACYLQLEDDYRQRRDRGELRDRVRGVYEIPGRGFHNKRVQVLGRDRWTVTLDLSVDEYYRAEPVKRALVRYPLNIVRYDVDAEKNPWGMALDCFAGHPQKLEAAATTEAKS, from the coding sequence ATGAGCCAGTTCAAACATGCGCTGGCGGCGCGGGATGCCCATATTATGACGCTACGGTTGGTGATTGGCCTGATGTTGCTGGTCAGTATTGCCTTGTGGTATGGCTGGCAGAGCGCACCCCGTCATCTGACCATCCATAATCCCCCCGATTTACGAGCGGGTAGTACCCGTCCGTGGTGGGAAATCCCGCCCGGACAGGTTTATGCCTTCAGTTTTTATATCTTTCAGCAAATTAACCGCTGGCCAACTAATGGTGAGGAAGACTACTCGCGTAACCTCAATGCGCTGACGGCCTATTTGACGCCTGCTTGCTATCTACAGCTTGAAGATGATTATCGCCAGCGTCGCGACCGTGGGGAACTGCGCGACCGTGTACGTGGTGTATACGAAATCCCTGGGCGTGGATTTCATAACAAGCGGGTACAGGTGCTTGGTCGTGACCGCTGGACAGTGACGCTCGATTTGAGTGTGGATGAATACTACCGCGCTGAACCAGTCAAAAGGGCACTGGTACGTTACCCGCTGAATATTGTGCGTTATGACGTCGATGCAGAGAAAAATCCCTGGGGAATGGCGCTCGACTGTTTCGCTGGACACCCGCAGAAACTGGAAGCAGCAGCAACAACGGAGGCAAAATCATGA
- a CDS encoding TIGR03745 family integrating conjugative element membrane protein — protein MTKKAVLRSLMTSAFAFSLSARADLPTMEDPSRGKGSGIMDTLKNYGYDIVILLSLGICAVGFLVVANSCISTYSEIQAGKKQWKDLGAMAGVGAILLVIIIWLLTQAGDVL, from the coding sequence ATGACGAAAAAAGCGGTTCTGCGTTCTCTTATGACTTCTGCATTCGCATTTTCCCTTTCTGCGCGAGCCGATCTGCCAACGATGGAAGACCCTTCACGTGGCAAAGGCAGCGGTATCATGGATACCCTGAAAAATTATGGCTATGACATCGTGATCCTGCTGTCGCTGGGGATTTGTGCCGTTGGTTTTTTGGTGGTCGCCAATAGCTGTATTTCCACTTATTCCGAGATTCAGGCGGGTAAAAAGCAGTGGAAAGACCTGGGCGCGATGGCGGGTGTTGGGGCGATTTTGTTGGTGATCATCATCTGGTTGCTCACTCAGGCGGGGGATGTCCTGTAA
- a CDS encoding TIGR03757 family integrating conjugative element protein, translating to MRLRIHLFFMLSAALVASGALAQTVVYSTPKLLVADPQPGVLVQILENVQVLEQSLFPVLSDNPAVAEHQAKQRMQQPDWQLQEARLNRAYQALLDARMLDIAKVPAVVFDDKFVVYGTTDVALAQQKLEMWREQQP from the coding sequence ATGCGTTTACGAATACACCTTTTTTTTATGCTGTCTGCTGCGCTGGTGGCCTCCGGCGCACTGGCTCAGACGGTGGTTTATTCCACACCAAAACTTCTGGTAGCTGACCCGCAGCCCGGCGTGCTGGTGCAGATTCTGGAAAATGTTCAGGTACTGGAGCAGTCGCTGTTTCCGGTACTGTCTGATAATCCGGCAGTTGCCGAGCATCAGGCAAAGCAGAGAATGCAACAACCTGACTGGCAGTTACAGGAGGCTCGACTGAACCGCGCGTATCAGGCGTTGCTTGATGCCCGGATGCTGGATATCGCAAAGGTTCCGGCAGTGGTGTTCGATGACAAATTTGTGGTCTACGGCACGACTGATGTCGCTCTGGCACAGCAGAAGCTGGAAATGTGGCGGGAGCAGCAGCCATGA